A genomic segment from Actinoplanes sichuanensis encodes:
- a CDS encoding L-serine ammonia-lyase produces MTVSVFDLFSIGIGPSSSHTVGPMRAARLFTGHLTGIDGVATVRAELFGSLGATGHGHGTPRAVLLGLQGEDPETVDTTLEPSADATAFEVDVVLHRRRALPGHPNGMRFTALAADGAELLTKTYFSVGGGFVLADGASGVRPEQVAVPHPFSSGVELLELARSTGLSISRMMLLNESVRRHTAEVSAGLLGIWRVMNDCIDDGLRAEGVLPGGLKVRRRAALTARKLTADGDPMEWLTVFAMAVNEQNAAGGRVVTAPTNGAAGIIPAVLRYYRTFVPGADDEGVVRFLLAAGAIGHLFKENASISGAEVGCQGEVGSACAMAAAGLAEVLGGTPEQVENAAEIGMEHNLGLTCDPVGGLVQIPCIERNGMAAVKAVTAAKMALRGDGRHHVSLDKVIKTMKETGADMKIKYKETSRGGLAVNVIEC; encoded by the coding sequence GTGACCGTGTCCGTCTTCGATCTGTTCTCGATCGGCATCGGCCCGTCCAGCTCGCACACCGTCGGCCCGATGCGCGCGGCCCGGCTCTTCACCGGCCACCTGACCGGAATCGACGGGGTGGCGACCGTACGCGCCGAACTGTTCGGTTCGCTCGGCGCGACCGGGCACGGCCACGGCACCCCGCGGGCGGTGCTGCTCGGCCTGCAGGGCGAGGATCCGGAGACGGTCGACACCACGCTCGAACCGTCCGCCGACGCGACCGCGTTCGAGGTCGACGTGGTGCTGCACCGGCGGCGGGCGCTGCCCGGCCATCCCAACGGCATGCGCTTCACCGCGCTCGCCGCCGACGGCGCCGAACTGCTGACCAAGACCTACTTCTCGGTCGGCGGCGGGTTCGTCCTGGCCGACGGCGCATCGGGGGTACGCCCGGAGCAGGTGGCCGTCCCGCACCCGTTCTCCTCCGGCGTCGAGCTACTGGAACTCGCCCGGTCCACGGGGCTGTCGATCTCCCGGATGATGCTGCTCAACGAGTCGGTACGGCGGCACACGGCCGAGGTGTCGGCCGGGCTGCTCGGCATCTGGCGGGTGATGAACGACTGCATCGACGACGGGCTGCGCGCGGAGGGCGTACTCCCCGGGGGTTTGAAGGTCCGTCGCCGGGCCGCACTGACCGCCCGCAAGCTGACCGCCGACGGTGATCCGATGGAATGGCTGACCGTTTTCGCCATGGCGGTCAACGAGCAGAACGCGGCCGGCGGGCGGGTGGTGACCGCGCCCACCAATGGTGCCGCCGGGATCATTCCGGCCGTGCTGCGCTACTACCGGACCTTCGTGCCCGGCGCCGACGACGAGGGCGTGGTGCGTTTTCTGCTGGCCGCCGGGGCGATCGGGCATCTGTTCAAGGAGAACGCGTCGATCTCCGGGGCCGAGGTGGGTTGTCAGGGTGAGGTCGGTTCGGCGTGCGCGATGGCCGCGGCCGGGCTCGCCGAGGTGCTCGGTGGGACGCCGGAGCAGGTGGAGAACGCCGCCGAGATCGGCATGGAACACAACCTGGGCCTGACCTGCGACCCGGTCGGCGGCCTGGTGCAGATCCCGTGCATCGAGCGCAACGGCATGGCCGCGGTGAAGGCGGTCACCGCGGCGAAGATGGCCCTGCGCGGCGACGGCCGCCACCACGTCTCCCTCGACAAGGTCATCAAGACCATGAAGGAGACCGGCGCCGACATGAAGATCAAATACAAGGAGACGTCCCGCGGCGGCCTGGCCGTCAACGTCATCGAGTGCTGA
- a CDS encoding rhamnogalacturonan acetylesterase: protein MKRSRVLALTAAAAAVVAVPAPALAGGRHGIPGECTGTAPVVCHYDVPPGEYDVAVLLGGPDAAGSTAVRAEARRMMVAETATEAGRFARRGFIVDVREPEGEPTLPDVGTPGLTLTFTGAAPLVHRVTVRPAPHRTRQLFLAGDSTVCDQAVVPYTGWGQAIPQHLPYGVSVANYADSGEGSASFPADPRLWATMLPRVGRGDVVVLQFGHNDKATTAEDYRADLTRMVTELRALHARPVLVSPPVRRLFDATGHLTPVARHVNGLGVDLPVEMEAVATELDVPYINLTADSAALVEALGPEASKPIYLYDEKRDNTHFSEYGADQIGLLVLAGLKKAMRP from the coding sequence ATGAAGCGATCGCGAGTACTGGCACTGACCGCCGCCGCAGCCGCGGTGGTGGCGGTGCCGGCTCCGGCTCTGGCCGGGGGCCGGCACGGCATTCCGGGGGAGTGCACGGGGACCGCCCCGGTCGTCTGCCACTACGACGTGCCGCCCGGGGAGTACGACGTCGCCGTGCTCCTCGGCGGTCCGGACGCCGCCGGCAGCACCGCGGTCCGGGCCGAGGCCCGCCGGATGATGGTCGCCGAGACGGCCACCGAGGCCGGCCGGTTCGCCCGCCGCGGCTTCATCGTCGACGTCCGCGAGCCCGAGGGTGAACCGACCCTGCCCGACGTCGGCACCCCCGGGTTGACCCTCACCTTCACCGGCGCCGCCCCGCTGGTGCACCGGGTCACCGTCCGGCCCGCGCCGCACCGGACCCGGCAGCTCTTCCTGGCCGGCGACTCGACCGTCTGTGACCAGGCCGTCGTGCCGTACACCGGCTGGGGCCAGGCGATCCCCCAGCACCTGCCGTACGGGGTGAGTGTCGCCAACTACGCCGACTCGGGGGAGGGGTCCGCGTCGTTCCCGGCCGACCCGCGACTGTGGGCCACGATGCTGCCCCGGGTCGGGCGCGGTGACGTGGTGGTGCTCCAGTTCGGGCACAACGACAAGGCCACCACCGCCGAGGACTACCGGGCCGACCTGACCCGGATGGTCACCGAGCTGCGGGCGCTGCACGCGCGGCCGGTACTGGTCAGCCCGCCGGTGCGCCGCCTGTTCGACGCCACCGGGCATCTGACGCCGGTCGCCCGGCACGTCAACGGCCTGGGCGTGGACCTGCCGGTGGAGATGGAGGCGGTCGCCACCGAACTGGACGTGCCCTACATCAACCTGACCGCGGACAGTGCCGCGCTGGTGGAGGCGCTCGGTCCGGAGGCCTCCAAGCCGATCTACCTCTACGACGAGAAGCGCGACAACACGCACTTCTCCGAATACGGCGCCGACCAGATCGGCCTCCTGGTCCTGGCCGGCCTCAAGAAGGCGATGCGGCCCTGA
- a CDS encoding GGDEF domain-containing protein, with translation MNTIAPADAADPGGQVTPGNRFLPVVVVSLTALLSVAFLVPWGGTAMLAVLCWLAVAVFATAMTWYAYRAVRLMPDPTSERRFWRAFVAAGAMFSVADWIQVATTLADPTSSSALTGTGIPRTVALAAGGAVVIGVIATYPLPHRSARERLCYHLDLATVVTAVGAAGLYWTMTGSFAAGQVVGVAAPVVAMLLAFVVGRLYLSGAAPFRWHIGVMGPVAGTLESLARTLGPELARAGRPGPVFALSLTCHAMLLIAAWLQYRRFRSGRVAAPVARRRPYSPMPYLALAGIHVLLIAVLLTRGLDLRAWALQAGAVLCTGIVVVRQLTAFIDNARLLAERDSLTRRLHAMAFTDSLTGLANRACFLDRLETSLDGSGPAGVLLIDLDDFKPVNDRYGHAAGDAVLVETAARLRAAVGPDDLVARLGGDEFAILLDRPPSGALPAVADRIIAAVDAPCPLPGGGVVTVRASIGAAAAATGDASHLLNLADQAMYRAKNRGKGAFEIAA, from the coding sequence ATGAACACCATCGCGCCGGCCGACGCCGCCGACCCCGGCGGCCAGGTCACTCCCGGGAATCGATTCCTACCGGTGGTCGTCGTCTCGCTGACCGCGCTGCTCAGCGTCGCCTTCCTGGTGCCGTGGGGCGGTACGGCGATGCTCGCGGTCCTCTGCTGGCTCGCCGTGGCGGTGTTCGCCACGGCGATGACCTGGTACGCGTACCGCGCGGTCCGCCTGATGCCGGACCCCACCTCGGAACGTCGGTTCTGGCGCGCCTTCGTGGCCGCCGGTGCGATGTTCAGCGTGGCCGACTGGATCCAGGTGGCCACCACCCTGGCCGACCCGACGTCGTCGTCGGCGCTCACCGGCACCGGCATCCCGCGGACGGTGGCCCTGGCCGCGGGCGGCGCGGTGGTGATCGGGGTGATCGCCACCTATCCGCTGCCGCACCGCTCGGCCCGGGAGCGGCTCTGCTACCACCTCGATCTGGCCACCGTGGTGACCGCGGTCGGGGCGGCCGGCCTGTACTGGACGATGACCGGCTCGTTCGCCGCCGGGCAGGTCGTCGGGGTGGCCGCCCCGGTGGTCGCGATGCTGCTGGCGTTCGTGGTCGGCCGGCTCTACCTCAGCGGGGCGGCGCCGTTCCGCTGGCACATCGGCGTGATGGGGCCGGTCGCCGGAACCCTGGAGAGTCTGGCCCGCACGCTGGGTCCGGAACTGGCCCGGGCCGGGCGTCCCGGTCCGGTCTTCGCGCTCAGCCTGACCTGTCACGCGATGCTGCTGATCGCGGCGTGGCTGCAGTACCGCCGGTTCCGGTCCGGGCGGGTCGCGGCACCGGTCGCGCGGCGTCGTCCGTACAGCCCGATGCCCTATCTCGCCCTGGCCGGCATCCACGTCCTGTTGATCGCGGTCCTGTTGACCCGGGGGTTGGATCTTCGGGCCTGGGCCCTGCAGGCCGGGGCCGTGCTCTGCACGGGCATCGTCGTGGTCCGGCAGCTGACCGCGTTCATCGACAACGCGCGGCTGCTCGCCGAACGTGACAGCCTCACCCGGCGGCTGCACGCCATGGCGTTCACCGACAGCCTCACCGGCCTGGCCAACCGGGCCTGCTTCCTGGACCGGCTGGAGACGTCCCTGGACGGGTCCGGACCGGCCGGGGTGCTGCTCATCGATCTTGATGACTTCAAACCCGTCAATGACCGGTACGGCCACGCCGCCGGCGACGCGGTGCTGGTCGAGACGGCGGCCCGCCTGCGTGCCGCGGTCGGCCCCGACGACCTGGTCGCCCGGCTCGGCGGTGACGAGTTCGCCATCCTGCTCGACCGTCCGCCGTCCGGTGCGTTACCGGCCGTGGCCGACCGGATCATCGCCGCCGTCGACGCGCCCTGCCCGTTGCCGGGTGGCGGCGTCGTCACGGTCCGGGCCAGTATCGGCGCCGCGGCCGCCGCCACCGGCGACGCGTCGCACCTGCTGAACCTGGCCGACCAGGCGATGTACCGGGCGAAGAACCGGGGCAAGGGCGCCTTCGAGATCGCCGCCTGA
- a CDS encoding helix-turn-helix transcriptional regulator: MDRRELADFIRRCRERLRPSEVGLAAGPRRRTPGLRREEVAMLAGMSADYLMRLEQARSPQPSPQVLRSLGQALRLSDDERDHLYLLAGHRPPAGRLAGNHVRPGLLYLLDQLTGVPAQVHSDLGDLLAQNALAETLFGGICPPVRHDHEQDHNIVWRWFNDPRIRLAHPVGEHDYLSQVYVADLRAAVARRGSDPAAMSLVERLRGCSDEFAGLWDRHEVAVRRQSRLLVQHPTVGLLELDCETLLTPAEDQRLVLLTAPPGSATAGHLELLRVVGQETFAR, encoded by the coding sequence ATGGATCGACGTGAGCTGGCCGACTTCATCCGCCGCTGCCGGGAACGGCTACGGCCCTCGGAGGTCGGGCTGGCGGCGGGGCCGCGGCGGCGTACCCCCGGGTTGCGCCGGGAGGAGGTGGCGATGCTCGCCGGCATGTCGGCCGACTACCTGATGCGCCTGGAACAGGCGCGCAGCCCGCAGCCGTCACCGCAGGTGTTGCGGTCGCTGGGGCAGGCGCTGCGGCTCAGCGACGACGAACGTGACCATCTGTATCTGCTGGCCGGGCACCGTCCACCGGCGGGGCGGCTGGCCGGCAACCACGTACGACCGGGTCTGCTCTATCTCCTCGACCAGCTGACCGGGGTGCCCGCGCAGGTGCACAGCGACCTCGGCGACCTGCTGGCGCAGAACGCGCTGGCCGAGACCCTGTTCGGCGGTATCTGCCCGCCCGTGCGGCACGACCACGAGCAGGATCACAACATCGTGTGGCGGTGGTTCAACGACCCGCGGATCCGGCTGGCGCATCCGGTCGGCGAACACGACTACCTGAGCCAGGTCTATGTCGCCGATCTGCGGGCCGCGGTCGCCCGACGCGGCTCCGACCCGGCGGCGATGTCGCTGGTGGAGCGGCTGCGCGGGTGCAGCGACGAGTTCGCCGGGCTGTGGGACCGGCACGAGGTGGCGGTCCGGCGGCAGAGCCGGCTGCTGGTCCAGCACCCGACCGTGGGGCTGCTCGAACTCGACTGCGAGACGCTGCTGACCCCGGCCGAGGATCAACGGCTGGTGCTGCTCACCGCGCCGCCGGGCAGTGCTACCGCGGGCCACCTGGAGCTGCTACGGGTGGTCGGGCAGGAGACGTTCGCGCGCTGA
- a CDS encoding NADP-dependent oxidoreductase: MEAIVFDGFGGPEVLRVAEVDLPQPGPGQIRLRVVSAGVNPVDYKIRNGWLAQVFATEFPSTPGWEASGVVDAVGAGVTGLAVGDEVFGFTDTGSYAGYALATVVARKPAGLGWDEAAALPVAGETAQRVLDQLGVGAGETVLIHGAAGGVGGVAVQLAVARGATVIGTASAGNHEYLRSLGAVPVAYGEGLVDRVRAAAPRGVDAVFDAAGQGAVEASVELRGGTDRIVTIADGAAAQQFGVPYSAGGERSAEALAALADLAVAGRLRVEVAETFALTDAGKAQDRSASGHVRGKLLLRP, encoded by the coding sequence ATGGAAGCGATCGTCTTCGACGGATTCGGTGGGCCCGAGGTGCTGCGGGTGGCCGAGGTGGACCTGCCGCAGCCGGGTCCGGGCCAGATCCGGCTGCGGGTGGTGTCGGCCGGTGTCAACCCGGTCGACTACAAGATCCGCAACGGGTGGCTGGCGCAGGTGTTCGCCACCGAGTTCCCGTCGACGCCCGGCTGGGAGGCGTCGGGTGTGGTCGACGCGGTCGGTGCCGGGGTGACCGGCCTGGCTGTGGGCGATGAGGTGTTCGGCTTCACCGACACCGGGTCGTACGCCGGATACGCGCTGGCCACCGTCGTCGCCCGCAAGCCCGCCGGGTTGGGCTGGGACGAGGCGGCCGCGCTGCCGGTGGCCGGGGAGACCGCGCAGCGGGTGCTGGACCAGCTGGGTGTCGGCGCCGGAGAGACGGTCCTGATCCACGGCGCGGCCGGTGGGGTCGGCGGGGTGGCGGTCCAGTTGGCGGTGGCGCGTGGCGCGACCGTGATCGGCACCGCGTCGGCCGGTAACCACGAGTATCTGCGGTCGCTCGGGGCGGTTCCGGTCGCGTACGGCGAGGGTCTCGTCGACCGGGTCCGTGCCGCCGCGCCGCGGGGTGTCGACGCGGTGTTCGACGCGGCCGGTCAGGGCGCGGTGGAGGCGTCGGTCGAGCTGCGTGGTGGCACCGATCGGATCGTCACGATCGCCGACGGGGCGGCCGCCCAGCAGTTCGGTGTCCCGTACTCGGCCGGTGGCGAGCGCAGCGCCGAGGCCCTGGCGGCGTTGGCCGACCTGGCGGTGGCCGGGCGGCTGCGGGTCGAGGTGGCCGAGACGTTCGCCCTGACCGACGCGGGCAAGGCCCAGGATCGTAGCGCCTCCGGTCACGTCCGCGGCAAGCTGCTGCTGCGTCCGTGA
- a CDS encoding beta-galactosidase, translating into MRADLEVAGPHGPIPVRVYEPAGPAEAVLVWAHGGGFRHGDLDMAEADMVSAELSGRANAIVFSVGYRLAVDGVRYPVPIDDVHAVWRWVTARDDLPARRALGGASAGAALAVATALRTTTPGETVPPGVELRDAPTGAGLRAAPTETGLRAAADRPDLLLLAYPFAHFPTPMLGHGRTLDSVEDMVRNYVGRISDLPPDALPGAARLDDLPPTHILLSEFDDLRPSGELLERQLREVGVPAESFVAPGTTHGHLNRPHDVPDSVDASLGFLAAALRAPRPAPRWLRREGEPRIEFGADYNPEQWPRTVWADDVQAMREAGVTIVSLGIFSWARLEPAERRYDFGWLDEVIDLLHTNGILVDLATPTASPPPWLTTKHPEILPVDRDGRTVWPGARQHWRPTSPIFREHALRLVRVIAKRYAEHPALAAWHVNNELGCHNVYDYSDDAAAAFRVWLRERYTNLDGLNTAWGTDFWSQRYGEWAQILPPRHANGPVNPTQQLDFKRFSSDALKDHYLAERRILREITPDVPVTTNFMVAGPINEMNYPDWAAEVDFVANDHYTRPGPQSRDELSFSANLCGNLIPGRPWFLMEHSTSAVNWQPVNVPKLPGELARDSLTHVAHGADGVCFFQWRQSRAGAEKFHSAMLPHAGRSSAIFEAVTDLGARLRSLSSITTFGRTPSAVAVVIDYESWWAAEQDAHPTDRLRYRDEALDWYTALLDHGVRADVVPVAADLTGYRLVVAPILHLVPAALKQRLEDYVAGGGHLVTTYFSGIVDEFDHAWLGGYPGALRDLLGIRVEEFAPLLDGQSAPLSNGAIGTLWSEHVEVTDPATKVLATYTGGGAAVTRREVGAGSAAYISTRLRPQGLLLILDDLLTPAGVTSELPPDLRGKVELAVRGPVRFLINRTADPVDLSAVAGAPETLPARGVVVLSPETRG; encoded by the coding sequence ATGCGGGCTGATCTCGAGGTTGCGGGGCCGCACGGCCCGATTCCGGTGCGGGTCTACGAACCGGCCGGACCGGCGGAGGCGGTGCTCGTCTGGGCGCACGGCGGCGGCTTCCGGCACGGTGACCTCGACATGGCCGAGGCCGACATGGTCAGCGCCGAACTCTCCGGCCGGGCCAACGCGATCGTCTTCTCGGTCGGCTACCGGCTGGCCGTCGACGGGGTCCGCTATCCGGTGCCGATCGACGACGTGCACGCCGTCTGGCGGTGGGTGACCGCCCGCGATGACCTGCCGGCGCGCCGGGCGCTCGGCGGCGCGAGCGCGGGCGCCGCCCTGGCCGTGGCGACAGCCCTCCGCACGACGACGCCGGGGGAGACCGTGCCTCCGGGCGTAGAGCTCCGGGACGCGCCGACGGGGGCCGGGCTGCGGGCCGCGCCGACGGAGACGGGGCTCCGGGCCGCCGCCGACCGGCCCGATCTGCTGCTGCTGGCCTATCCGTTCGCGCATTTCCCGACGCCGATGCTCGGGCACGGCCGCACCCTGGACAGCGTCGAGGACATGGTCCGCAACTACGTGGGCCGGATCAGCGACCTGCCGCCCGACGCGCTGCCCGGCGCCGCGCGCCTCGACGACCTGCCTCCGACGCACATCCTGCTGTCCGAGTTCGACGACCTGCGCCCCTCCGGTGAACTACTGGAACGGCAACTGCGGGAGGTGGGTGTACCGGCCGAGTCGTTCGTCGCCCCGGGCACCACCCACGGCCACCTGAACCGGCCGCACGACGTCCCGGACTCGGTCGACGCGTCGCTCGGCTTCCTGGCGGCCGCGCTGCGCGCACCCCGTCCGGCCCCACGGTGGTTGCGGCGCGAGGGCGAGCCGCGCATCGAGTTCGGCGCCGACTACAACCCCGAGCAATGGCCGCGTACGGTGTGGGCCGACGACGTCCAGGCGATGCGCGAGGCCGGGGTCACCATCGTCTCGCTGGGCATCTTCTCGTGGGCGCGGCTCGAACCGGCCGAGCGCCGGTACGACTTCGGCTGGCTCGACGAGGTGATCGACCTGCTCCACACCAACGGCATCCTGGTCGACCTGGCCACCCCGACCGCGTCGCCGCCGCCCTGGTTGACCACGAAGCACCCGGAGATCCTGCCGGTGGACCGCGACGGCCGGACCGTCTGGCCGGGTGCCCGCCAGCACTGGCGACCCACCTCGCCGATCTTCCGGGAGCACGCGTTGCGCCTGGTCCGGGTGATCGCCAAGCGGTACGCGGAGCACCCGGCCCTGGCCGCCTGGCATGTCAACAACGAGCTGGGCTGCCACAACGTCTACGACTACTCCGACGACGCGGCGGCTGCGTTCCGGGTCTGGCTGCGCGAGCGGTACACGAATCTGGACGGGCTGAACACGGCCTGGGGCACCGACTTCTGGTCGCAGCGGTACGGCGAGTGGGCGCAGATCCTGCCGCCCCGGCACGCGAACGGCCCGGTCAACCCGACCCAGCAGCTCGACTTCAAACGGTTCTCGTCGGACGCGCTCAAGGACCACTACCTGGCCGAGCGGCGGATCCTGCGGGAGATCACCCCGGACGTGCCGGTGACCACGAACTTCATGGTCGCCGGTCCGATCAACGAGATGAACTACCCGGACTGGGCGGCCGAGGTCGACTTCGTCGCCAACGACCACTACACCCGGCCCGGCCCGCAGTCGCGTGACGAGCTGTCGTTCTCGGCCAACCTGTGCGGCAACCTGATCCCCGGCCGCCCCTGGTTCCTGATGGAACACTCCACCAGCGCGGTCAACTGGCAGCCGGTCAACGTGCCGAAACTGCCCGGCGAACTGGCCCGTGACTCGCTCACGCACGTCGCCCACGGCGCCGACGGCGTCTGCTTCTTCCAGTGGCGGCAGTCCCGGGCCGGCGCCGAGAAGTTCCACTCGGCGATGCTGCCGCACGCCGGACGATCATCCGCGATCTTCGAGGCGGTCACCGATCTCGGCGCGCGGTTGCGGTCGCTGTCGTCGATCACCACTTTCGGCCGTACGCCGTCCGCAGTCGCCGTGGTGATCGATTACGAGTCGTGGTGGGCCGCCGAACAGGATGCGCACCCGACCGACCGGCTGCGGTACCGCGACGAGGCACTCGACTGGTACACCGCCCTGCTCGACCACGGCGTCCGCGCCGACGTGGTCCCGGTCGCCGCCGACCTGACCGGATACCGCCTGGTCGTGGCACCGATCCTGCACCTGGTCCCGGCCGCGTTGAAGCAGCGGCTGGAGGACTACGTGGCGGGCGGCGGCCACCTGGTGACCACCTACTTCTCCGGCATCGTCGACGAGTTCGACCACGCCTGGCTCGGGGGCTACCCGGGCGCGCTGCGCGACCTGCTCGGCATCCGGGTCGAGGAGTTCGCCCCCCTGCTCGACGGCCAGTCGGCGCCACTGTCGAACGGCGCGATCGGCACGCTCTGGTCGGAGCACGTCGAGGTGACCGACCCGGCGACGAAGGTGCTGGCCACCTACACCGGTGGCGGGGCGGCCGTCACCCGCCGCGAGGTGGGTGCGGGCTCTGCGGCGTACATCTCGACCCGCTTGCGGCCGCAAGGCCTGCTCTTGATCCTCGACGACCTGCTGACCCCGGCCGGTGTGACCAGTGAGCTGCCCCCGGACCTGCGCGGAAAGGTCGAGCTCGCGGTCCGGGGCCCGGTCCGTTTCCTGATCAACCGGACCGCCGACCCGGTGGACCTGTCCGCGGTGGCCGGCGCGCCGGAGACGCTGCCGGCCCGCGGCGTCGTGGTGCTCAGCCCCGAAACTCGCGGATGA
- the gcvT gene encoding glycine cleavage system aminomethyltransferase GcvT has protein sequence MRNTALHHVHQSLGAAMTGFAGWSMPLRYGSDLGEHHTVRTGAGLFDLGHMGQIEVTGRDAAAFLDHALVGRLSKVAVGRAKYTMLCHTTGGVLDDLVVYRLAEDRFLVVANAANAAVVRAMLGEHSGGYTVGIADADRSLIAVQGPQAVDVVGAHPDLRYYGIKAERLAGRDVLLARTGYTGEDGFEIYCANEDAEAIWAWATGRGAVPCGLACRDTLRLEAGMPLYGHELTLRTTPFDAGLGRVVALDKTDFVGAAALRAATPRRLLAGLVTKGRRSPRAGHVVLDPDTGERIGEVTSGVPSPTLGHPIAMAYLPADRTEPGTRVLVDIRGAREEAEVVALPFYRRQG, from the coding sequence TTGCGAAACACCGCCCTGCACCACGTCCATCAGTCTCTCGGCGCCGCGATGACCGGTTTCGCCGGCTGGTCCATGCCGCTGCGGTACGGCAGTGACCTGGGCGAGCACCACACCGTCCGGACCGGCGCCGGACTGTTCGACCTCGGTCACATGGGCCAGATCGAGGTGACCGGCCGAGACGCCGCCGCGTTCCTGGACCACGCGCTGGTGGGCCGGCTGTCGAAGGTCGCGGTGGGCCGGGCGAAATACACCATGCTGTGTCACACCACCGGCGGGGTCCTCGACGACCTGGTCGTCTACCGACTGGCCGAGGACCGGTTCCTGGTGGTCGCGAACGCCGCCAACGCCGCCGTGGTCCGGGCGATGCTCGGTGAGCACTCGGGTGGTTACACCGTCGGGATCGCTGATGCGGACCGGTCACTGATCGCGGTGCAGGGCCCGCAGGCGGTCGACGTGGTCGGCGCGCACCCGGACCTGCGTTACTACGGCATCAAGGCGGAGCGGCTCGCCGGGCGGGACGTGCTGCTGGCCCGCACCGGATACACCGGCGAGGACGGCTTCGAGATCTACTGCGCGAATGAGGACGCCGAGGCGATCTGGGCGTGGGCGACCGGCCGGGGTGCCGTCCCGTGTGGGCTGGCCTGCCGAGACACCCTGCGCCTGGAGGCCGGCATGCCGCTGTACGGCCACGAGCTCACCCTGCGCACCACCCCGTTCGACGCCGGTCTGGGTCGTGTCGTCGCCCTCGACAAGACCGACTTCGTCGGCGCCGCCGCCCTCCGCGCCGCCACCCCGCGGCGCCTGCTCGCCGGGCTGGTCACCAAGGGCCGCCGCTCGCCACGGGCCGGTCACGTGGTCCTCGACCCGGACACCGGCGAGCGCATCGGTGAGGTGACCAGCGGCGTGCCCTCCCCCACGCTGGGTCACCCGATCGCGATGGCCTACCTCCCGGCCGACCGCACCGAACCCGGCACCCGGGTCCTCGTCGACATCCGCGGCGCCCGCGAAGAGGCCGAGGTCGTCGCGCTGCCGTTCTACCGCCGGCAGGGCTGA
- a CDS encoding ROK family transcriptional regulator gives MSRHRASLGTLLRHVHLNGPLSRAALAERMGVNRSTILALTSELAAAGLVREENPEEVLGAGRPSFVVRPETGRVFVLAFDVAVDRLVAARVGLGGTILDRRETPRPRTGVDLDTVVTGLAGLGRELFDAAPPGTVCAGVGASYCGMIRPGDGMVRYGPELGWVDQAFGTELESALGIGLPVAVGNEAHLGAHAEFVRGAGIGSPDLIYLHGDVGVGGGILVGGRLLGGEGGYGAEVGHMLVNPHGGRECLCGSRGCLEAETGEYALLEAVGRAGEFGRAAVRDVVREAADGKPEAEAAVAAIGDWLGIGVANLINLFNPGVVVFGGTLRELYAVAAPQVDARIAQHGMPVSRERARLLPSGLGDDATLIGAAEKGFDALLSDPLDVLLSARTSPARPPVAAPGGPR, from the coding sequence GTGAGCAGACACCGTGCGAGCCTGGGCACGCTGTTGCGTCACGTACACCTGAACGGCCCGCTGTCCCGCGCCGCCCTCGCCGAGCGGATGGGCGTCAACCGCAGCACCATCCTGGCCCTGACCAGCGAGCTCGCCGCTGCCGGCCTGGTCCGCGAGGAAAACCCGGAAGAGGTGCTGGGCGCCGGGCGGCCGTCGTTCGTGGTCCGGCCGGAGACCGGTCGGGTGTTCGTGCTCGCCTTCGACGTGGCGGTGGACCGTCTGGTCGCGGCCCGGGTCGGGCTCGGCGGCACCATCCTGGACCGGCGGGAGACACCCCGGCCCCGCACCGGCGTCGACCTGGACACGGTGGTCACCGGGCTGGCCGGGCTCGGCCGGGAGCTGTTCGACGCCGCGCCGCCGGGCACGGTCTGCGCCGGAGTCGGCGCCTCCTACTGCGGCATGATCCGGCCCGGCGACGGCATGGTCCGGTACGGCCCCGAGCTCGGCTGGGTCGACCAGGCGTTCGGCACCGAGCTGGAGTCGGCTCTGGGTATCGGCCTGCCGGTAGCCGTCGGCAACGAGGCCCACCTGGGTGCGCACGCCGAGTTCGTCCGGGGCGCCGGGATCGGCTCGCCCGACCTGATCTACCTGCACGGCGACGTCGGGGTGGGCGGCGGCATCCTGGTCGGTGGCCGGCTGCTCGGTGGCGAGGGCGGCTACGGCGCCGAGGTCGGGCACATGCTGGTCAACCCGCACGGCGGCCGGGAGTGCCTGTGCGGTTCGCGGGGCTGCCTGGAGGCCGAGACGGGGGAGTACGCGCTGTTGGAGGCGGTCGGCCGGGCGGGCGAGTTCGGCCGTGCGGCGGTCCGGGACGTGGTCCGCGAGGCGGCGGACGGTAAACCGGAGGCGGAGGCCGCGGTCGCCGCGATCGGTGACTGGCTGGGCATCGGCGTGGCCAACCTGATCAACCTGTTCAACCCGGGCGTGGTCGTCTTCGGCGGCACCCTGCGCGAGCTGTACGCGGTCGCCGCCCCGCAGGTGGACGCCCGGATCGCCCAGCACGGCATGCCGGTGTCGCGGGAACGGGCCCGGCTGCTGCCGTCCGGCCTGGGCGACGACGCCACCCTGATCGGCGCCGCCGAGAAGGGTTTCGACGCCCTGCTCAGCGACCCCCTCGACGTCCTGCTCAGCGCGCGAACGTCTCCTGCCCGACCACCCGTAGCAGCTCCAGGTGGCCCGCGGTAG